One window of the Silene latifolia isolate original U9 population unplaced genomic scaffold, ASM4854445v1 scaffold_235, whole genome shotgun sequence genome contains the following:
- the LOC141638935 gene encoding uncharacterized protein LOC141638935 isoform X2, protein MDQPIMYPRWKSNLCEESLISALENDDKDVFMRVIKDKGLGEYEIDSFPATLFVNDAVEIAIAVFNGETKGILDMEDLFKDGMTPLHLAVLYQAPRLTKYLLQRGDKVDVTCDGKLFGQNVKHFTPFDCIFQPIRYSPPRRSLFEMLTWLCYHHRGSMEVIRMLVLYMQDTTPVRQKFVKYAHEDELNKLAALFIAVPELFLSCPGSGVSLLSKLKRELNPLVNNTDIKKQQLSLLFDIFAVVGHEIAAYIRLQEFCVMPNSMESYEKSYLEVDFFLREVVRRKLGVCSPDYYLSFFEAGPINYAPLDDGVPRPDWHNYTSQKDGISLISILPLLLDRKDFNRTDIYRLIPSLDPQDAARLKSAIEKKLSLMSSLHGSLKTSAKISEGGKHLLFPIVPPIYFPTKSLENKLILQTKLKPALSFLKPSQFTRVAKFTRIAKYLPK, encoded by the exons ATGGACCAG CCTATTATGTATCCCCGTTGGAAGTCCAACCTTTGTGAAGAAAGTTTGATATCTGCCTTGGAAAATGATGATAAAGATGTATTTATGAGGGTCATCAAGGACAAAGGATTGGGAGAATACGAAATTGATTCTTTTCCAGCTACTTTATTTGTAAATGACGCTGTGGAAATTGCTATTGCGGTTTTCAATGGTGAAACTAAAGGTATTCTTGATATGGAAGATTTATTCAAGGATGGAATGACTCCACTTCATCTTGCCGTTCTCTACCAGGCTCCTAGATTGACCAAATATCTTCTTCAGAGGGGTGACAAAGTTGATGTCACCTGTGATGGTAAATTATTCGGACAGAATGTTAAACATTTCACCCCTTTTGACTGCATCTTCCAACCTATCAG ATATTCTCCTCCTCGGAGATCACTCTTTGAGATGCTTACTTGGCTTTGCTATCATCAC AGGGGTAGTATGGAAGTTATAAGGATGCTTGTACTTTATATGCAAGATACAACACCGGTCAGGCAAAAATTTGTCAAATATGCACACGAGGACGAATTGAATAAGTTAGCCGCACTCTTTATTGCTGTTCCCGAGCTGTTCTTGTCATGTCCAGGAAGCGGGGTGTCTTTGTTAAGCAAGCTCAAGCGTGAATTGAATCCGTTGGTGAATAATACAGATATCAAAAAGCAGCAGCTGTCTTTATTGTTTGATATTTTTGCTGTGGTTGGTCATGAGATTGCAGCATACATAAGGCTTCAAGAATTTTGT GTGATGCCTAACTCTATGGAATCTTATGAGAAATCATATCTAGAAGTGGATTTCTTCCTTCGTGAAGTTGTTCGCAGGAAGCTAGGAGTTTGTTCTCCTGATTACTATTTAAG TTTTTTTGAAGCTGGCCCGATAAATTATGCTCCTCTTGATGATGGTGTGCCACGCCCAGACTGGCATAAT TATACTTCTCAAAAGGATGGAATCTCACTAATCAGCATCTTGCCCCTTTTATTGGATAGAAAGGATTTCAACCGAACTGATATTTACAG GCTCATCCCCAGTCTAGACCCGCAGGATGCAG CTCGTCTAAAGAGTGCTATTGAAAAGAAGTTATCATTAATGTCAAGTTTGCACGGCTCTCTTAAG ACAAGTGCTAAAATATCAGAGGGGGGGAAGCATCTTCTGTTTCCCATTGTTCCCCCCATATATTTTCCCACAAAAAGTTTGGAGAACAAACTGATACTGCAGACCAAGCTGAAGCCTGCCTTATCATTTTTGAAGCCGTCACAGTTCACGCGGGTTGCCAAGTTCACGCGGATTGCCAAGTATCTGCCAAAATGA
- the LOC141638935 gene encoding uncharacterized protein LOC141638935 isoform X1 translates to MSAYKFHAIQGAPRIFHVCVLPIMYPRWKSNLCEESLISALENDDKDVFMRVIKDKGLGEYEIDSFPATLFVNDAVEIAIAVFNGETKGILDMEDLFKDGMTPLHLAVLYQAPRLTKYLLQRGDKVDVTCDGKLFGQNVKHFTPFDCIFQPIRYSPPRRSLFEMLTWLCYHHRGSMEVIRMLVLYMQDTTPVRQKFVKYAHEDELNKLAALFIAVPELFLSCPGSGVSLLSKLKRELNPLVNNTDIKKQQLSLLFDIFAVVGHEIAAYIRLQEFCVMPNSMESYEKSYLEVDFFLREVVRRKLGVCSPDYYLSFFEAGPINYAPLDDGVPRPDWHNYTSQKDGISLISILPLLLDRKDFNRTDIYRLIPSLDPQDAARLKSAIEKKLSLMSSLHGSLKTSAKISEGGKHLLFPIVPPIYFPTKSLENKLILQTKLKPALSFLKPSQFTRVAKFTRIAKYLPK, encoded by the exons ATGTCGGCTTACAAATTCCACGCCATACAAGGAGCTCCTAGAATATTTCATGTTTGTGTCTTG CCTATTATGTATCCCCGTTGGAAGTCCAACCTTTGTGAAGAAAGTTTGATATCTGCCTTGGAAAATGATGATAAAGATGTATTTATGAGGGTCATCAAGGACAAAGGATTGGGAGAATACGAAATTGATTCTTTTCCAGCTACTTTATTTGTAAATGACGCTGTGGAAATTGCTATTGCGGTTTTCAATGGTGAAACTAAAGGTATTCTTGATATGGAAGATTTATTCAAGGATGGAATGACTCCACTTCATCTTGCCGTTCTCTACCAGGCTCCTAGATTGACCAAATATCTTCTTCAGAGGGGTGACAAAGTTGATGTCACCTGTGATGGTAAATTATTCGGACAGAATGTTAAACATTTCACCCCTTTTGACTGCATCTTCCAACCTATCAG ATATTCTCCTCCTCGGAGATCACTCTTTGAGATGCTTACTTGGCTTTGCTATCATCAC AGGGGTAGTATGGAAGTTATAAGGATGCTTGTACTTTATATGCAAGATACAACACCGGTCAGGCAAAAATTTGTCAAATATGCACACGAGGACGAATTGAATAAGTTAGCCGCACTCTTTATTGCTGTTCCCGAGCTGTTCTTGTCATGTCCAGGAAGCGGGGTGTCTTTGTTAAGCAAGCTCAAGCGTGAATTGAATCCGTTGGTGAATAATACAGATATCAAAAAGCAGCAGCTGTCTTTATTGTTTGATATTTTTGCTGTGGTTGGTCATGAGATTGCAGCATACATAAGGCTTCAAGAATTTTGT GTGATGCCTAACTCTATGGAATCTTATGAGAAATCATATCTAGAAGTGGATTTCTTCCTTCGTGAAGTTGTTCGCAGGAAGCTAGGAGTTTGTTCTCCTGATTACTATTTAAG TTTTTTTGAAGCTGGCCCGATAAATTATGCTCCTCTTGATGATGGTGTGCCACGCCCAGACTGGCATAAT TATACTTCTCAAAAGGATGGAATCTCACTAATCAGCATCTTGCCCCTTTTATTGGATAGAAAGGATTTCAACCGAACTGATATTTACAG GCTCATCCCCAGTCTAGACCCGCAGGATGCAG CTCGTCTAAAGAGTGCTATTGAAAAGAAGTTATCATTAATGTCAAGTTTGCACGGCTCTCTTAAG ACAAGTGCTAAAATATCAGAGGGGGGGAAGCATCTTCTGTTTCCCATTGTTCCCCCCATATATTTTCCCACAAAAAGTTTGGAGAACAAACTGATACTGCAGACCAAGCTGAAGCCTGCCTTATCATTTTTGAAGCCGTCACAGTTCACGCGGGTTGCCAAGTTCACGCGGATTGCCAAGTATCTGCCAAAATGA
- the LOC141638935 gene encoding uncharacterized protein LOC141638935 isoform X3: protein MYPRWKSNLCEESLISALENDDKDVFMRVIKDKGLGEYEIDSFPATLFVNDAVEIAIAVFNGETKGILDMEDLFKDGMTPLHLAVLYQAPRLTKYLLQRGDKVDVTCDGKLFGQNVKHFTPFDCIFQPIRYSPPRRSLFEMLTWLCYHHRGSMEVIRMLVLYMQDTTPVRQKFVKYAHEDELNKLAALFIAVPELFLSCPGSGVSLLSKLKRELNPLVNNTDIKKQQLSLLFDIFAVVGHEIAAYIRLQEFCVMPNSMESYEKSYLEVDFFLREVVRRKLGVCSPDYYLSFFEAGPINYAPLDDGVPRPDWHNYTSQKDGISLISILPLLLDRKDFNRTDIYRLIPSLDPQDAARLKSAIEKKLSLMSSLHGSLKTSAKISEGGKHLLFPIVPPIYFPTKSLENKLILQTKLKPALSFLKPSQFTRVAKFTRIAKYLPK, encoded by the exons ATGTATCCCCGTTGGAAGTCCAACCTTTGTGAAGAAAGTTTGATATCTGCCTTGGAAAATGATGATAAAGATGTATTTATGAGGGTCATCAAGGACAAAGGATTGGGAGAATACGAAATTGATTCTTTTCCAGCTACTTTATTTGTAAATGACGCTGTGGAAATTGCTATTGCGGTTTTCAATGGTGAAACTAAAGGTATTCTTGATATGGAAGATTTATTCAAGGATGGAATGACTCCACTTCATCTTGCCGTTCTCTACCAGGCTCCTAGATTGACCAAATATCTTCTTCAGAGGGGTGACAAAGTTGATGTCACCTGTGATGGTAAATTATTCGGACAGAATGTTAAACATTTCACCCCTTTTGACTGCATCTTCCAACCTATCAG ATATTCTCCTCCTCGGAGATCACTCTTTGAGATGCTTACTTGGCTTTGCTATCATCAC AGGGGTAGTATGGAAGTTATAAGGATGCTTGTACTTTATATGCAAGATACAACACCGGTCAGGCAAAAATTTGTCAAATATGCACACGAGGACGAATTGAATAAGTTAGCCGCACTCTTTATTGCTGTTCCCGAGCTGTTCTTGTCATGTCCAGGAAGCGGGGTGTCTTTGTTAAGCAAGCTCAAGCGTGAATTGAATCCGTTGGTGAATAATACAGATATCAAAAAGCAGCAGCTGTCTTTATTGTTTGATATTTTTGCTGTGGTTGGTCATGAGATTGCAGCATACATAAGGCTTCAAGAATTTTGT GTGATGCCTAACTCTATGGAATCTTATGAGAAATCATATCTAGAAGTGGATTTCTTCCTTCGTGAAGTTGTTCGCAGGAAGCTAGGAGTTTGTTCTCCTGATTACTATTTAAG TTTTTTTGAAGCTGGCCCGATAAATTATGCTCCTCTTGATGATGGTGTGCCACGCCCAGACTGGCATAAT TATACTTCTCAAAAGGATGGAATCTCACTAATCAGCATCTTGCCCCTTTTATTGGATAGAAAGGATTTCAACCGAACTGATATTTACAG GCTCATCCCCAGTCTAGACCCGCAGGATGCAG CTCGTCTAAAGAGTGCTATTGAAAAGAAGTTATCATTAATGTCAAGTTTGCACGGCTCTCTTAAG ACAAGTGCTAAAATATCAGAGGGGGGGAAGCATCTTCTGTTTCCCATTGTTCCCCCCATATATTTTCCCACAAAAAGTTTGGAGAACAAACTGATACTGCAGACCAAGCTGAAGCCTGCCTTATCATTTTTGAAGCCGTCACAGTTCACGCGGGTTGCCAAGTTCACGCGGATTGCCAAGTATCTGCCAAAATGA